A stretch of Pseudomonas sp. 7SR1 DNA encodes these proteins:
- a CDS encoding APC family permease — protein sequence MSIEAFGYKQELKRSLSLTDLVVYGMIFMIPIAPFGVYGYVNAEAPGMVPLAYIIGMVAMLFTALSYGSMARAFPVAGSVYSYAQRGLNPHVGFIAGWLMLLDYLLIPPLLYVYAAMALNHLYPEIPKVGFILAFLVSATFVNLRGITFTARMNIIFLLAQLVVLGIFLAYAWNALHGGAGNGQLTLAPLYSPEHFNFALLMQAVSIAVLSFLGFDAISTLAEEIKGDPGRSVGKAAMLTLLVMGVIFVVQTWIATDLAAGMGFKSADTAFYEIAELAAGSWLATMTAVATALSWGVAVAITSQAAVSRLLFGMARDGKLPKVLAKVHPKHNTPYLSIYLVAVLSLLICYLFINAVDTLTSLVNFGALSGFMLLHVTVINHYWRRQRSGQVVRHLICPLIGFCIVAAIMYNMGVDAQKLGLVWIAAGVVYLCLLNKFGASTALPDPAGH from the coding sequence GTGAGTATCGAGGCATTTGGCTACAAACAGGAATTGAAACGCAGCCTGTCACTGACGGACCTGGTGGTGTACGGGATGATTTTCATGATCCCTATCGCGCCGTTCGGCGTGTACGGCTACGTGAACGCGGAGGCGCCGGGGATGGTGCCGCTGGCGTACATCATCGGCATGGTGGCGATGCTGTTCACCGCGCTGAGCTATGGCAGCATGGCCCGGGCCTTTCCGGTGGCCGGCTCCGTCTATTCCTACGCACAACGGGGTCTCAACCCACATGTAGGCTTTATCGCCGGCTGGCTGATGCTGCTGGACTACCTGCTGATTCCCCCGCTGCTGTATGTCTACGCCGCCATGGCGCTGAATCACCTGTACCCGGAGATTCCCAAGGTCGGCTTCATCCTGGCCTTCCTCGTGAGCGCGACCTTCGTCAACCTGCGAGGCATCACCTTCACCGCCCGGATGAACATCATCTTCCTGCTGGCGCAGCTGGTGGTGCTGGGGATTTTCCTGGCCTATGCCTGGAATGCCCTGCACGGTGGCGCGGGTAACGGCCAACTGACCCTGGCGCCGCTGTACAGTCCGGAGCATTTCAACTTCGCCCTGCTGATGCAGGCCGTGTCGATCGCCGTGCTGTCGTTCCTGGGGTTCGACGCCATTTCCACCCTGGCCGAAGAAATCAAGGGCGATCCGGGTCGCAGTGTCGGCAAGGCCGCGATGCTCACGCTGCTGGTCATGGGGGTGATTTTCGTGGTGCAGACCTGGATCGCCACGGACCTGGCGGCCGGCATGGGCTTCAAGTCCGCCGATACCGCTTTCTATGAAATCGCCGAACTGGCCGCCGGCAGCTGGCTGGCCACCATGACGGCCGTCGCCACCGCGCTGTCCTGGGGCGTGGCCGTGGCCATCACCTCCCAAGCCGCGGTGTCGCGCCTGTTGTTCGGCATGGCCCGGGACGGCAAGTTGCCCAAGGTGCTGGCCAAGGTCCATCCAAAACACAACACCCCGTACCTGAGCATCTACCTGGTGGCGGTGCTGTCGCTGCTGATCTGCTACCTGTTCATCAATGCCGTGGATACCCTGACCTCACTGGTCAACTTCGGCGCACTGAGTGGTTTCATGCTGCTGCATGTCACCGTGATCAACCATTACTGGCGTCGCCAGCGGTCCGGGCAAGTGGTCCGCCACCTGATCTGCCCACTGATCGGCTTCTGCATCGTCGCGGCCATCATGTACAACATGGGCGTGGACGCGCAAAAGCTCGGCCTGGTCTGGATCGCAGCGGGCGTCGTCTATCTGTGCCTGCTCAATAAATTCGGCGCCAGCACCGCCCTGCCCGATCCGGCAGGTCATTGA
- a CDS encoding N-formylglutamate amidohydrolase: protein MRESIECAESGLYTEPAYRLLRENAEHPLILVCEHASRFIPGALNDLGLDETAAQEHIAWDIGALALAECLSETLGATLLSANYSRLLIDLNRPLHVPDSIPAQSEIYQIPGNQSLDEATRAYRQQCLFHPFHDRLRSLIDQRLADQRPVRVVGIHSFTPVFYGQPRSLEAGVLFAEAADYAQRIVDGLSRHSLRVAGNQPYRVSPLSDMTVPVHGDGRGLDSVLIEVRNDLLRSPEEVRAWSACLAPLL, encoded by the coding sequence ATGCGCGAATCTATTGAGTGTGCCGAATCGGGCCTGTACACCGAGCCAGCCTACCGGTTGCTTCGGGAGAACGCCGAGCACCCACTGATCCTGGTGTGCGAACACGCCAGTCGGTTCATCCCCGGGGCGTTGAACGACCTGGGCCTGGATGAAACGGCCGCCCAGGAACACATTGCCTGGGACATTGGTGCCCTGGCACTGGCCGAATGCCTGTCCGAGACCCTCGGCGCAACCTTGCTGTCGGCCAACTATTCACGGCTGCTGATCGACCTGAACCGCCCGCTGCACGTGCCGGACAGCATTCCGGCCCAGAGCGAGATCTACCAGATTCCCGGCAACCAGTCCCTGGACGAGGCCACGCGTGCCTACCGCCAGCAGTGCCTGTTCCACCCGTTCCATGACCGGTTGCGCTCGTTGATCGACCAGCGCCTGGCCGACCAGCGACCGGTACGGGTGGTGGGCATCCACAGCTTCACCCCGGTGTTCTACGGTCAGCCCCGCAGTCTTGAAGCCGGCGTGCTGTTTGCAGAAGCGGCGGACTACGCCCAGCGCATCGTCGACGGGCTGAGCCGGCATTCGCTGCGGGTGGCGGGGAACCAGCCCTATCGGGTCAGCCCCTTGAGCGACATGACGGTTCCGGTGCATGGCGATGGACGCGGCCTGGATTCGGTGCTGATCGAGGTCCGCAACGATTTGCTGCGCAGCCCCGAAGAAGTACGGGCCTGGAGCGCCTGCCTGGCGCCGTTGCTGTAG